Genomic DNA from Streptomyces sp. NBC_01571:
GTACACGCCCGACAACGGCAGCACGGTCGGCGTCGGGATGCCGGTCTCCTTCACCTTCGACAAGGCGATCAGCAAGCAGAAGGCCGTGCAGTCGCACATCAGCGTCACTTCCAGCAGCGGGCAGCAGGTGGTCGGGCACTGGTTCGGCGCGCAGCGGCTCGACTTCCGGCCCGAGCAGTACTGGAAGGCAGGCTCCAAGGTGACGATGAAGATCGACCTGGACGGCGTCGAGGGGGCGAACGGCGTCTTCGGCGTACAGAAGAAGACGGTCACCTTCACCATCGGCCGCTCGCAGGTCTCCACGGTTGACGTCAACACCCAGACCATGACGGTGGTACGGGACGGCAAGACCCTCAAGTCGGTGCCGATCTCGGCCGGCAGCCCGGAGCACACGACGTACAACGGGCAGATGGTGATCTCCGAGAAGTTCACGCAGACGCGGATGAACGGCTCGACGGTGGGCTACGGCGGCGAGTACGACATCCCGGACGTGCCGCACGCGATGCGCCTGACGACCTCGGGCACCTTCGTCCACGGCAACTACTGGTACAACCGCGGGAATCCGCCCTTCGGCCGGCAGGGCACCAGCCACGGCTGTGTGGGCATGGCCGACGTGCAGGGCGCGCAGGGGGACACGACCGCCAAGTGGTTCTTCGACAACTCCCTCGTCGGGGATGTCGTGACGGTGAAGAACTCGCCCGACAAGACGGTCGCACCCGACAACGGTCTGAACGGCTGGAACATGTCGTGGAGTGCGTGGACCGCGGGAAGTACCGCCTGACGGGACGCCGTTGACGCCGGAGCGGGCCGCGTGGGAACTCGCCGCGCGGCCCGCTCGTTTTTGTGTCCGTACGTTTTCTCGGTTCCCAGGAATGATGTCGGACCGAGGGGCTACGGTATGCACCCACAAGGTGACATGCAGCAACGCCGGGAGAAACCTTGAGCGTTCCGTACGAGACAGCAGCGTACGAACCACCCGAGTCGCCCGAGTCTCCGGAGGAGCACCTCGCGCGACTCCTCGGCCGTGCCCTGAACTCCTTCGAACTGCCCGACGAGGCGATACGCCGGCTCGACTGCGCGCTGGCGCACGACAGTTCGCTGCACTCCGCGCACCACAGCGCGGGGCTGCACCGCGAGACGTACCGGCACACCTGGCTGCTCGCCGACGGCTCCGCGGTCACGCTGTGGGAGCTCGTGCACAACACGGCGCCGGGAAGCGCTCCGCAGCACGAGGTGTACGTCGACGAGGAGGAGCTGCGCGCGGCCACGGCGCGGCTGCCGCTGCCGCCGGACGCGCCGGACTTCGAGCTGCCGGTGATGGACAGTCTGTCGCCGATCCCCGAGCCGCGGCACGCGTACGTGCCCGACGACTCGGCGGACCACGCGCGGCGTCTGCTGCGGCGCGCGGAGAACGCGGACCGGCCGGGTCCCGACCTGGCGTCGCTGTTGCTGCGGACCGCGTTCGCGCACCAGATCACCCAGGCCTTCGGCCGCCCCTGCCGGGCAGGCCAGGTGGGCCTGTGCTTCTCGCTCTACGAGCACGCGTTCCTGCTCCGCGACGGCGGGGAGATCTCCCTGTGGGAGGTCGAGCACACGGCGACGCCGGACGGTCGGCACATGTGCGAGGTCTACCCGACGGAGGAAGCGGCCCGCGCCGCGATGGAACGCCGGGCAGCGCGACTCGGCTGACACGACTCGGCCAAGACGACTCGGCCGACACCACTGGACCGACCCGACGCGGCGGCCGATACCACTGGACTGACAGGACTCGGTGCGGATGTGGCCCGGTGTCGCAGGGGACGCCGTTGCGGGCCGGCGCCGCGGAGCACGCCTTCTACGGGCGGCTGTCGCTGAACTGCCGTACCAGGCCCGCGAACGCGGCGCGCTCCTCGGGGGTGAGCTCGACGGACTCGGCGACGGGGCCGGAGCGCCGCTGGTGGGGTATCGCCCGCAGCACGGCTCCGCGGGGCCGCAGGACGCCCGCGGCGCGGGCCCGGCGCACCAGACGGATCAGACCGATGGCCCAGACGACGGTCAGGAGGGCGAGGACCGCCACGCCGATCAGCTGGGAGATCGATACATGCTCAGGCATACGCACCAGTAGACACCACGGTCCGGGGCTTGACCCCGGACCGTGACGTATATCGCAGATGCCCCGAAGGGGGCTGATCTCTCACAGGTGCGGTGAACGGCTCACCACCGCACCAATCGGGCGGGCGGAAGGCGGCGCGTCTCAGGCCGCGACCGGCTCCGTGGTATCGGCCTTCGCCGCTATGGGAGCGTCCGCGACACCCGCGCCCGCGTCGGCGGAAGCCTGCTTCCGCATGCCCTTCAGGACGACCACCAGCGCGGTGGTGACACAGACGCCGGCCGCGATCGCGATCAGGTAGAGGAACGGGTTGCCGATCAGCGGGACCACGAAGATGCCACCGTGCGGGGCCCGCAGCGTGGCGCCGAAGATCATCGACAGGGCTCCGGTGACCGCGCCGCCCGCCATGGCGGAGGGAATGACGCGCAGCGGGTCGGCGGCCGCGAACGGGATCGCGCCCTCCGAGATGAAGGAGGCGCCCAGGACCCAGGCCGCCTTGCCGTTCTCGCGCTCGGTCTGGGTGAAGAGCCGGCCGCGCACCGTCGTGGCGAGGGCCATGGCGAGCGGCGGGACCATACCGGCCGCCATCACGGCCGCCATGATCTTCATGGCCGAGTCGCTGGGGCTCGCGACCGCGATACCGGCGGTGGCGAAGGTGTACGCGACCTTGTTGACCGGGCCGCCGAGGTCGAAGCACATCATCAGGCCGAGCAGCGCGCCGAGCAGGACCGCGTTGGAGCCGGTGAGGCCGTTGAGCCAGTCGGTCATGCCCTTCTGCGCGGAGGCGATGGGCTTGCCGATGACCACGAACATCAGGAACCCGACGATCGCCGCGGAGATCAGCGGGATCACCACCACCGGCATGATGCCGCGCAGGGCCGCCGGGATCCTCACCTTCTGGATCCCGATCACCACACCACCGGCGAGGAGACCGGCGGCCAGGCCGCCGAGGAAGCCGGCGTTGATGGTGAGGGAGATCGCCCCGCCGACGAAGCCGGGCACGAGACCCGGCCGGTCCGCCATGCCGTACGCGATGTAGCCCGCCAGCACCGGGACGAGGAACCCGAAGGAGACGCCGCCGATCTGGAAGAGCAGCGCGCCCCAGCTGTCCGCCTGGGTCCACACGAAGTGGTCCATCACCGACGGCGCCTTGTTGATCTGGTAGCCGCCGATCGCGAACCCGAGGGCGATCAGCAGACCGCCGGCCGCGACGAACGGGACCATGTAACTCACACCGGACATCAGCCACTTGCGGAGCATGGTGCCGTAGCCCTCACCGGAGGTTCCGGCGCGCTCCATCGGCGTGCCCGGTGCGGTGCCCGCGGTGACCTCGCCGCGCTCCGCCTTGCCGCGGACCTCGGAGATCAGCTCGGTGGGCCGGTTGATGCCCGCCTTCACACCGACGTCCACGGTCGGCTTCCCGGCGAACCGGTCCTTGTCCCGTACGGGCACGTCGTGCGCGAAGATCACGCCGTCCGCGGCCGCGATGACCGCCGGGTCGAGCCGGGTGAATCCGGCCGAGCCCTGTGTCTCGACGACGAGTTCGACGCCCGCCGCGCGGCCCGCGTTCTCCAGCGACTCGGCCGCCATGTAGGTGTGCGCGATACCGGTGGGGCAGGAGGTGACGGCGACGATCCGGAACGGACGCTCGCCGGTGGTGCCCGTGGCGGTGTCGGCGGAGGCCGCCGCCGACACCGCCACGGAGTCCTGGGAACCCTCGGCCGCCTCGGCCCCCTCGGTGGCTTCGGTCTCCTCGGTCGTTGCCGGGGACGCGGCCGTGCCGGCAGCCGTGGCCGCCGGGGACTCCTCGCCGCGGATGAGCGCGGCGGCTGCCGTCGCGTCGTCCACGGCCCGCAGCGCGGAGGTGAACTCGGCGTTCATGAGCTGGCGGGCCAGCGACGACAGGATCGTCAGATGCGCGTCGTCGGCGCCCGCCGGAGCGGCGATCAGGAAGATCAGGTCGGCGGGCCCGTCCGGCGCCCCGAAGTCGATCCCGGCGGCACTGCGTCCGAAGGCGAGCGTCGGCTCGGTGACGTGTTCGCTCCGGCAGTGCGGGATGCCGATGCCGCCGTCGAGACCGGTCGGCATCTGCGCCTCCCGGGCGGCCACGTCGGCGAGGAAGCCGTCCAGGTCGGTGACCCGGCCCTTGGCAACCATGCGCTCGGCGAGGGCGCGTGCCGCCGCCTCTTTGGTCTCGGCGGACAGGTCGAGATCGACCAGGTCCGCGGTGATCATCTCGCTCATCGCGGGCTCCTTTGCACGCGTATCGCCCGTGGGGAGTGGGCGGGGGTGGGGACAGGGGTGAGGACGGGGGTGAGGACGGGGGTGAGGACGGTGGTGCCGCACGCGGAGAACTCCGTAGGTGCGGGGATGGCGGGATCTGCCGGGTCTGGGGGACCTGCGAGAACTGCGTGATCCGTGTGATCCGCGTGATCCGCGAGGCCGGTGCCGTGGGTGGGACCGGGGAAGTCCCGCCACTTCAGCGCCCGTTCGGGAGGCGCCTTCGGGACCGGACCGCGGCGGCTCGACGTCTCCGGGGCCGGCCCGGGGAGCGCGTCCCGGCGCGCGGCCGCGCTCGTGGCGGCGGTGCCCGTCATGACACCGGCTCCGTGAGGACGCGGTCCACGGGGATCTCCGTCGTGACGGTCACGCCGGAGGGGTCGAGATCGGCCGGTCCCGGCATGACGCTGCCGGGCAGCTGCACGGCAGCGGCACCGTGGGCGACGGCGGAGGCGAGGGCTTCCGGGCCACGGCCGCCGGCGATCAGGAATCCGGCGAGCGAGGAGTCACCGGCGCCCACGTTGCTGCGTACGGCGTCCACCCGGGCGCTGCCGAACCAGGCTCCCGAGGCGTCCACGAGCAACTGCCCGTCCGCGCCGAGGCTCGCGAGCACGGCGCCCGCGCCCATCTCGCGCAGTTCCTCGGCGGCCTTGATCGCGTCGCCCACGGTGGTCAGGGGGCGCCCGACGGCTTCCGCGAGCTCCTCGGCGTTGGGCTTCACCACGTCGGGCTGCTCGCGCAACGCCGCGAGCAGCGCCGGCCCCGAGGTGTCCAGGGCGATCCGGGCACCTGCCGCGTGGGCGCGGGCGACGAGGTCGGCGTACCAGGAGGGACCGAGTCCGCGCGGCAGGCTGCCGCAGCAGGTGATCCAGTCGGTGTCGCCGGAACGGTACTGCCGGCGCACCGTCTCCAGCAGCGACTCGGCCTCGGCGGGAGAGAGTTCGGGGCCGGGCGCGTTGATCTTCGTGAGGGTGCCGTCGGGTTCGGCGACCGAGATGTTCGACCGGGTGGCTCCCGCGACCGGGACCGGGGCGACCTCGATGCCCTGCGCGTCCAGCAGCTCGGCGACGAGTGCGCCGGGCGCGCCGCCCAGGGGCAGTACGGCGATCGTGCGCCGCCCGGCCGCGGCGACCGCGCGAGAGACGTTCACGCCCTTGCCGCCCGGGTCCATGCGCTCACCGGTGGCCCGGTTGACCTCGCCGCGGTCCAGCGAGGGGACCTCGTACGTGCGGTCGAGGGAGGGGTTCGGGGTGACGGTGAGGATCATGCGCGTACTACTTCCGTGCCACCGCGCTCGATGTCGGCGGCGTCTTCTGGGCTCAGACCGGTGTCGGTGATCAGCAGGTCCACGTCGCTCAGGTCGCCGAAGCGGGCGAAGTGCTCCTGGCCGTGCTTGGAGGAGTCGGCGAGCAGCACCACCCGGCGCGCCGCCTGGACGGCCGCGCGCTTCACGGCGGCCTCGGCGAGGTCGGGGGTGGTCAGTCCGTGCTCGACGGAGAAGCCGTTGGCGGCGATGAACAGGACGTCGGCGCGGATCTCGCCGTACGCCCGCAGCGCCCAGGCGTCCACGGCGGCGCGCGTACGGTGCCGGACGCGTCCGCCGACCAGGTGGAGCTGGATGCCGGGATGGTCCGCGAGGCGGGCCGCGATCGGCAGACTGTGGGTGACGACGGTGAGCGTCGCCTCCAGCGGGAGGTCGCCGGCTAGGCGGGCGATCGTGCTGCCGGCGTCGAGGATCACCGTGCCCTCGCCGGGCAGTTCGGCGACGGCGGCCAGGGCGATGCGGTCCTTCTCGTCGGCCGCGGTGGACTCGCGCTCCGCGAGATCGGGCTCGAAGTCCAGGCGCCCGGCGGGTATGGCACCGCCGTGCACCCGCCGCACGAGACCCGCGCGGTCGAGGGCCTTCAGGTCACGCCGGATGGTCTCCGCGGTCACCTGGAACTCCTCGGCCAGCGACAGCACGTCCACCCGTCCGCCGTCACGAGCCAGCCGGAGGATCTCCTGCTGCCGCTCCGGTGCGTACATGTCCGTTCGCCTCCGACCGATGCCCGAATCTGTGGTTTCAGTCGGAGGCTACGCCCGGATTTCCGGAAAGTAAACAGGTTCGGACGCGGGACGGACACAAACAGGCATCGACGCTTCTCAGAGGCGTCCCGAGAGCGGACCTGATCGATCCCCGCACCCGCCTCCGGACCGCCCACGCCACCGGAACCGCCGGGCCCGCCCGCGCGAACGGCCGGTGCCCGCCCTCCGCGGACGGAGAACGGGCACGTGACCTGGGGGCACCGGCCCCTCGGGCCGCTCGCTGTCGAACCTCGGGAGATCAGCCCATCAGCACCGGCCCACCGTCGGACACCTCGGCGTCCTCCGACGAACGCACACTGTCCTGCACACCGTCCCGCCCCGCGGACGGGGACTCCTCCCCGGCGGACCCCTCCTCGGCGGACTCCTCCCCCGCCCCCTCCACATGCTGCGCCGGCCGCTTCGGCAGCGCGAACATCAGGAGGAAGATGACCGCCATGACCGCCACGACCCAGCCCAGCGCGTACTGGAAGGCGTCCACGAAGGCCGGGCCCACCTGGACCAGGGTGAGCCGGTCGGCGATCTGGCCGAAGAAGACCACCGAGACCAGCCCGAGGCCGAGCGCGTTGCCCATCTGCTGCACGGTGTTGATGAGCCCGGACGCCGAACCGGAGTGCTCGCGCGGAACCTCCGACAGCACCGCGTCGGTCAGCGGGGCCACGATGAAGCCCATGCCCGCGCCCATCACGACCAGCGGAAGGGCCATCTGCCAGGAGGCGATGGACATGCCGTACCGGCCGGCCTCCCAGATGTAGAGCAGTACGCCCACCGCCATGATCAGCGCGCCCGCCTGGAGCACCTTGCGCCCGAAGCGCGGGACGAGCAGCTGCACCGACATACCGGCCGCGGCCGAGACCGCGATCGAGAACGGCACCCCGGTCAGCCCCGCCCGCAGCGGGGTCCAGCCCAGACCGACCTGCATGTACAGCGTCCAGACCAGGAAGAAGATGCCGAGGCCGACCCCGAAGACGGTCTGTACGGCGATGCCCGCGGCGAAGCTCTTCACCTTGAACAGCGACAGCTCGACCAGCGGCGAACCGTCCCGCGCGGCCTTGCGCTTCTCGTACGCCACCAGCGCCGCGAAGACGACGAGGGAGCCGGCCATCGACGCGTACCCCCACAGCGGCCAGCCCAGCTCGCGCCCGCGGGTCAGCGGGTAGAGCAGCATCAGCAGGGCCAGCGTCACGAGAGCCACACCGACGAGGTCGAGCTTGAGGGCTTTCGGCGCCTTGGACTCGCTGATGAAGCGCCGTCCCAGGATCAGCGCGGCGACACCCACCGGCAGGTTGATGAGGAAGATCGGCCGCCACTCCAGGCCGAACAGGTTCCACTCGGTGAGCAGCGCGCCGAGGAGTGGACCGGACACGGCTCCCAGACCGATGATCGCGCCGAAGAGACCGAAGACCTTCCCCCGCTCGTGCGCCGGGAAGGTGGCGTGCACGATCGACAGCACCTGCGGCACCATCATCGCGGCCATGCCGCCCTGCAGGATCCGCGAGGCGACGAGCATCTCCGGGTTCGCGGCGAAGCCGCACAGTGCCGAGGCGACCGTGAATCCGCCTATGCCGAGGAGGAAGACCCGCTTGCGGCCGTGGATGTCGCCGAGCCGTCCGCCCGTGATGAGGCCGGCGGCGAAGGCCAGCGCGTAGCCGGCCGTGATCCACTGGATCTGGCTGAACGAGGCGCCCTCGTCCCGCTGGATCGACGGGATGGCGATGTTGACGATCGTGACGTCGACGAGGTCCATGAAGGCCGCGGTCATCACGATGGCCAGGGCGATCCAGCGCCGCCGGTCGGCCGCGGCGGCCGAGCCGTGCGCCTGCACGGCCGCGCCGCTGGGAGGGGTGTCGGTGGAGGTCATGAGAAGAAGGTAGGCCCCCATTAGGTCAGTTCATGTCCTAGACGTGCGGCACTCTGGGAAACATGACGACGGACACGCCGGCCCGGCTTCTCCAGCTGCTCTCCCTCCTCCAGACGCCCCGCGAGTGGCCCGGCGGTGAGCTGTCCGAACGGCTCGGGGTGTCCCGGCGTACCGTCCGCCGCGACATCGACCGGCTCCGCGAGCTGGGGTATCCGGTGCAGGCGACGAAGGGCGCCGACGGCGGGTACCGGCTGGTGGCGGGCAAGGCGATGCCCCCGCTGGTGCTCGACGACGAGGAGGCGGTGGCCATCGCGGTGGGCCTGCGGGCGGGCGCCGGGCACGCGGTCGAGGGCGTGGACGAGGCCTCCGTACGGGCCCTCGCCAAACTGGAGCAGGTGCTGCCGTCCCGGCTACGGCACCGCGTGTCCACCCTGCAGGCCGCGACCACCCCGCTGACCAGCGGGGACGGGCCGAGCATCGCACCCGAGACACTGACCGTGATCGCCTCGTCGGTGGCCGGCCGCGAGCGGCTGCGGTTCGCCTACCGCTCCGGGGACGGCACACCGTCGCGGCGGCAGGCCGAGCCCTACCGGCTCGTCTCCACCGGCCGTCGCTGGTACCTGGTGGCGTACGACCTCGACCGCGCCGACTGGCGCACGTTCCGCGTCGACCGCATCACCGAACCCTTCGCGACGGGCGTCCGTTTCACAGCGCGCGAGCTGCCGACGGGAAGCGCCGCGGAGTATCTGCGGCGGTCGATGTACCGGCGTCAGGAGACGTACGACTTCGAGGTCACCTTCGCCGCGCCCGCGGCGTTCGTCGCGGCCCGGCTGCCCAACTGGCTCGGCGCGCCCGAACCGATCGACGAGCACAGCTGCCGGCTGCGGACCTCCGCCGGTGACTCGGTGGAGTGGCTGGCCGTGCGGATCGCCCTGGTCGACTGCGAGTTCACGGTCCATCGGCCGCCGGAACTGGTCGGCTACATACGGGAGTTGGGCGAGCGTCTGACGCGGGCGACGGGCGGTACGGAAGGCTTCGGCACCGTGATCGGGTGACGCACGCCGAGGTACGCCGCCGTGCCGATCCCGGCGGTGCGCATCCGCAGGCGCCGATCCGCCGCTCCGTCGTGGCGGCGCGCGTTCAGGCGGTGCCCCAGGGAAAGTCACGCAGCGCTTCGAGGTGGCTCAGCGCGCGCGGTACCGGTCCGGCGGGGCCGTCCGCCGGGTCGTCCCCCGCGGCCCAGGTCTCCACCGCGACGCGCACCGCCGCGCCGGCGACCGCGGCACTGAGCCGGATTCCGGAAGCCGTCACGCGCCCCGCCCCGGCATCACTCGCCGCGCCGGCGCGATCGGCACCATCACCGCCTGCGACACCGCTGTCCGGCGCATCCCCACCCGGCTCCTCGCCACCCGGCGCACCACCACCCGCGGCACCACCCGCGGCACCACCCCGCTGGGAAAGCCGCGCCGCCAGCACCCCCTCCAGGGTCCGTTCCGCCCCCTGGCACGCCTCGCCCCACACTCTGAGCAGGGCGGGGCTCCCGTCGGCCAGGCGGAGGAGGGAGCGGGCCCATTCCATGGACTCCGGCCGCACGCCGACACCGGGTGTGAGGGTCCGGACGACGGCGTGGCGCAGCGCGTCGAGGACGGACAGGCCGGCCGGGGCGTCGCGTACGGCCTCGGCCCACTTCTCGACGCCCGCGGCGAAGAGCGGGCCGAGGGCCTCCTCCTTGCCGGCGAAGTAGCGGTAGAAGGTGCGCGGCGCGACCCCGGCGGCGCGGGCGATGTCCTCGGCGCGGGTGGCCCGCAGGCCGTGCTTCATGAAGAGTTCCGCCGCGGCGCGGGCGATCTCCATCCGGGTGGCGGCCTTCCGCCGCTCGGTCAGCGACAGACCGGCACCCGCGCCCGCACCGGTGCCGACGCCCGGTCCGGTATCGGTGCGGGTACCGGCACCAGGGCCGGAGCTCGCGTTGATGCTGGTGCCGCGCGACGGGGAGTTCCCTGCGTGGGCGGCAGAGGCACGGACGGCGGGGCGGGCCGTGCGTTCGGTACCGGTCACGGTCGGCAGGTTATGCCTCTGTGGCAGACTCTGCCATCCGGGTCACCCCGGGGTTCAGGTACGGGGTGGCCCGTCGGCCTGCCCGAATCCGACCCGCCCGCGCCGCCTTCCCCCGACGACCGCGCCGAGCGAAGGCCCCGTACAGCCGAGCGAATGCCCCGCACGAAGGCCCCGCCCGCGAAGACGGCGCAAGACCCCGCACGACGACAAAATGGAGCCGAGCCCCGGCGCCAGGGGGGGAAGGCGCCGAAGCTCGGCTCTGGAAGAGTCCCGGCGCGGGGGGGGGAGTGCGTCGGGACTCGGTTCTGGGGGGTCTGGGGCCTGCGCCCCGGGACCCTGAACCCTGGGCCCTGAGGTCTTGTGCCCAGAGCTCAGCGTTTTGAAGCGGCGTTACATGGCCATGTCCGGTCGAGTTATGGCCGACCTCAAGCGGTTACGGATCGGCCGCCCCGCCCGGACGGACCGGACGGGTGCTTCGGATCCCTACGAACCATACGCGGACCGGAACGGTATGAACCGCACGAACCGCGCGAACCGCACGTACTCATTACGTCGCCCTCGTCACGTCGGCCCCGTCACACCGCCCCCGTCACGCGGACCCTCGTCACGCCGCCGCGTCGAAGCCCGTGTCGCGAGCCAGCTTCTTCAGCTCGAGCAGCGCGTGCTTCTCGATCTGGCGGATGCGCTCACGGGTGAGGCCGTGCTCCTTGCCCACCTCGGTGAGCGTGCGCTCGCGGCCGTCGTCGATGCCGTACCGCATCTTGATGATCGAGGCCGTGCGCTGGTCGAGGCGGCCGATGAGGTCGTCCAGTTCCTCGCTGCGCAGCAGCGTCAGGACCGACTGCTCCGGCGAGACGGCGGAGGTGTCCTCCAGGAGGTCACCGAACTGGGTGTCGCCGTCGTCGTCCACCGCCATGTTCAGCGAGACCGGGTCGCGGGCCCAGTCCAGCACGTCACCGACGCGCGCCGGGGTCGAGTCGAGCTCGGCGGCGATCTCCGCGTGCTCGGGCTCCCGGCCGTTCTTCCGGTTGAACTCGCGCTGCACACGGCGGATCCGGCCCAGCTCCTCGACGAGGTGCACGGGGAGACGGATCGTGCGTGACTGGTCGGCTATGGACCGGGTGATGGCCTGACGGATCCACCACGTCGCGTACGTCGAGAACTTGAAGCCCTTGCGGTAGTCGAACTTCTCGACCGCGCGCACCAGGCCCGCGTTCCCTTCCTGGATCAGGTCCAGCAGCGGGAGGCCGCTGCGGGGGTAGCGGCGCGCCACCGCGACGACCAGCCGCAGGTTCGAGCGGATGAAGACGTCCTTGGCCCGCTCGCCCTCGACGATGAGCGCCTCTAGTTCCTCACGGGTCGCGTCCGCCTTGGGGGCATCCACCTCGCCGTCGATGATCTGCCGCGCGAACACACCCGCCTCGATGGTCTGGGACAGCTCGACTTCCTTGGCGGCGTCGAGCAGGGGTGTGCGCGCGATCTCGTCGAGGTACATGCCGACCAGGTCGCGGTCGGCGATTTCGCCGCCTACGGCGCGAACACTGCGTGCCGCGTCGCTGGTCTCGCCGGTGGCGGACTGACGACGGGCGACGGCACGGGTTGCCATGCGTGCTCCCTTGCGTATGGAGGTTCCCCCTGCTCCAGCCGGGGCCGAGAGCTCGGGGGAGGGCTTGCGGATCCTGGTGGCGGCTCGGTCACTCACCCGAGTGCCCGGCATCCGAAGGAAACAACGACTGGAATCCGGACAGAATTCCCAACCCGTTCCCCTATTTTTCTGATCATGCAGTACCCTGTGCCGCCACAGCAGGGGGTCAGATGACGTCAGAACGTACAGATGTGCAGGTCAGGGCCGGAGTCGAGGGCGATCTCGTCGGCCTCACCGAGATCTACAACCACTACGTGCGCGAGACGCCGATCACCTTCGACACGGTGGCCCTCACTCCGGAAGACCGCCGTCCGTGGCTGCTCTCCCACCTGGAAGACGGTCCGCACCGCCTGATGGTTGCCACGGACACGGACCCGGAAGCAGGGGATCCGGAAGCAGGGGGCGGGCGGATTCTGGGATACGCCACCTCCAGTGGCTTCCGCCCGAAGGCCGCCTACGTCACCTCGGTCGAGGTGTCCGTCTACCTCGCCCCCGACGCGGGCCGCCGCGGCATCGGCACGCTCCTGTACGAGGCACTCTTCGAGGCGCTGGCCGGCGAGGATCTGCACCGCGCCTACGCGGGCGTCGCGCAACCCAACGAAGCGTCCGTGCGACTGCACGAACGCCTCGGGTTCCGGCAC
This window encodes:
- a CDS encoding Ig-like domain-containing protein, which codes for MNTPNSAARRALGACAALMVGALALTACGGNASAETDGKGGKNGSGSAKTSTAKIVISAKDGSTSASINATGVKVSEGKLTDVKMTVSGSGAAVPGAIAADGSSWQPEAQLERGTKYRISATAKDANGRTAAANSIFTTVSSSNSFIGTYTPDNGSTVGVGMPVSFTFDKAISKQKAVQSHISVTSSSGQQVVGHWFGAQRLDFRPEQYWKAGSKVTMKIDLDGVEGANGVFGVQKKTVTFTIGRSQVSTVDVNTQTMTVVRDGKTLKSVPISAGSPEHTTYNGQMVISEKFTQTRMNGSTVGYGGEYDIPDVPHAMRLTTSGTFVHGNYWYNRGNPPFGRQGTSHGCVGMADVQGAQGDTTAKWFFDNSLVGDVVTVKNSPDKTVAPDNGLNGWNMSWSAWTAGSTA
- a CDS encoding DUF6227 family protein, which translates into the protein MSVPYETAAYEPPESPESPEEHLARLLGRALNSFELPDEAIRRLDCALAHDSSLHSAHHSAGLHRETYRHTWLLADGSAVTLWELVHNTAPGSAPQHEVYVDEEELRAATARLPLPPDAPDFELPVMDSLSPIPEPRHAYVPDDSADHARRLLRRAENADRPGPDLASLLLRTAFAHQITQAFGRPCRAGQVGLCFSLYEHAFLLRDGGEISLWEVEHTATPDGRHMCEVYPTEEAARAAMERRAARLG
- a CDS encoding fructose-specific PTS transporter subunit EIIC, giving the protein MSEMITADLVDLDLSAETKEAAARALAERMVAKGRVTDLDGFLADVAAREAQMPTGLDGGIGIPHCRSEHVTEPTLAFGRSAAGIDFGAPDGPADLIFLIAAPAGADDAHLTILSSLARQLMNAEFTSALRAVDDATAAAALIRGEESPAATAAGTAASPATTEETEATEGAEAAEGSQDSVAVSAAASADTATGTTGERPFRIVAVTSCPTGIAHTYMAAESLENAGRAAGVELVVETQGSAGFTRLDPAVIAAADGVIFAHDVPVRDKDRFAGKPTVDVGVKAGINRPTELISEVRGKAERGEVTAGTAPGTPMERAGTSGEGYGTMLRKWLMSGVSYMVPFVAAGGLLIALGFAIGGYQINKAPSVMDHFVWTQADSWGALLFQIGGVSFGFLVPVLAGYIAYGMADRPGLVPGFVGGAISLTINAGFLGGLAAGLLAGGVVIGIQKVRIPAALRGIMPVVVIPLISAAIVGFLMFVVIGKPIASAQKGMTDWLNGLTGSNAVLLGALLGLMMCFDLGGPVNKVAYTFATAGIAVASPSDSAMKIMAAVMAAGMVPPLAMALATTVRGRLFTQTERENGKAAWVLGASFISEGAIPFAAADPLRVIPSAMAGGAVTGALSMIFGATLRAPHGGIFVVPLIGNPFLYLIAIAAGVCVTTALVVVLKGMRKQASADAGAGVADAPIAAKADTTEPVAA
- the pfkB gene encoding 1-phosphofructokinase, producing MILTVTPNPSLDRTYEVPSLDRGEVNRATGERMDPGGKGVNVSRAVAAAGRRTIAVLPLGGAPGALVAELLDAQGIEVAPVPVAGATRSNISVAEPDGTLTKINAPGPELSPAEAESLLETVRRQYRSGDTDWITCCGSLPRGLGPSWYADLVARAHAAGARIALDTSGPALLAALREQPDVVKPNAEELAEAVGRPLTTVGDAIKAAEELREMGAGAVLASLGADGQLLVDASGAWFGSARVDAVRSNVGAGDSSLAGFLIAGGRGPEALASAVAHGAAAVQLPGSVMPGPADLDPSGVTVTTEIPVDRVLTEPVS
- a CDS encoding DeoR/GlpR family DNA-binding transcription regulator, encoding MYAPERQQEILRLARDGGRVDVLSLAEEFQVTAETIRRDLKALDRAGLVRRVHGGAIPAGRLDFEPDLAERESTAADEKDRIALAAVAELPGEGTVILDAGSTIARLAGDLPLEATLTVVTHSLPIAARLADHPGIQLHLVGGRVRHRTRAAVDAWALRAYGEIRADVLFIAANGFSVEHGLTTPDLAEAAVKRAAVQAARRVVLLADSSKHGQEHFARFGDLSDVDLLITDTGLSPEDAADIERGGTEVVRA
- a CDS encoding MFS transporter, giving the protein MTSTDTPPSGAAVQAHGSAAAADRRRWIALAIVMTAAFMDLVDVTIVNIAIPSIQRDEGASFSQIQWITAGYALAFAAGLITGGRLGDIHGRKRVFLLGIGGFTVASALCGFAANPEMLVASRILQGGMAAMMVPQVLSIVHATFPAHERGKVFGLFGAIIGLGAVSGPLLGALLTEWNLFGLEWRPIFLINLPVGVAALILGRRFISESKAPKALKLDLVGVALVTLALLMLLYPLTRGRELGWPLWGYASMAGSLVVFAALVAYEKRKAARDGSPLVELSLFKVKSFAAGIAVQTVFGVGLGIFFLVWTLYMQVGLGWTPLRAGLTGVPFSIAVSAAAGMSVQLLVPRFGRKVLQAGALIMAVGVLLYIWEAGRYGMSIASWQMALPLVVMGAGMGFIVAPLTDAVLSEVPREHSGSASGLINTVQQMGNALGLGLVSVVFFGQIADRLTLVQVGPAFVDAFQYALGWVVAVMAVIFLLMFALPKRPAQHVEGAGEESAEEGSAGEESPSAGRDGVQDSVRSSEDAEVSDGGPVLMG
- a CDS encoding YafY family protein, with the translated sequence MTTDTPARLLQLLSLLQTPREWPGGELSERLGVSRRTVRRDIDRLRELGYPVQATKGADGGYRLVAGKAMPPLVLDDEEAVAIAVGLRAGAGHAVEGVDEASVRALAKLEQVLPSRLRHRVSTLQAATTPLTSGDGPSIAPETLTVIASSVAGRERLRFAYRSGDGTPSRRQAEPYRLVSTGRRWYLVAYDLDRADWRTFRVDRITEPFATGVRFTARELPTGSAAEYLRRSMYRRQETYDFEVTFAAPAAFVAARLPNWLGAPEPIDEHSCRLRTSAGDSVEWLAVRIALVDCEFTVHRPPELVGYIRELGERLTRATGGTEGFGTVIG